A genomic region of Penaeus vannamei isolate JL-2024 chromosome 42, ASM4276789v1, whole genome shotgun sequence contains the following coding sequences:
- the rols gene encoding protein TANC2 isoform X11 — MLSVCVVLQAVANWASCKFRKRNDHVPSVSRTPKELHLKDAYARLQDGGICPICRMPFDKGKKRKLIDQCGHERCYSCLFKSETCPICALQAPPKKLQHAQSRSSISPAGGPGRSKLLTNDDECDGDTEAPSGGGGDGAEAKDGSDLYMRLGLLLGEGAAPPSSASRTPRAASSHTSFSSLSASSEVNTTTSNNTSPVSTLNGSSEAELRLPGARDPSVESMNSLLSHGAVSSNASASPTTTPRRHSVTTSQPGQVEELSLFGRRRSSVRRSARSAHVKGPIDPKVRFASYRGAQLSLRPLFFEVPQQDPDPLFVGRAWLYREIEAHITADAPTNRGVVITGIVGAGKTAAILQLVEYSCFGRKRDESIYQDPYSKSGGYSRMSLIPEGIKSLASRIVAYHFCQAENSVTCLVPDFVHSVAAQLCQAPQLHAYRDLLLAEPQTQALLALPACVSDPSAALVKGVLEPLHNLRRLGKIGADPLIIVVDGLCEAEYHRPDHADTLASFLARHAVKLPSFIKLVVSVRSQLADLTRLLPFHRISLDPDQRADPAADMPTRDLSDYVGFRCMHSPTIRSNITVTQGKIEGSSQHRFTQHVVAQSKGSMLFIKLILDLIERGHLVMKSGSFKVLPQSLSEIFMLLFNLRFPSVRSFEKVEPILNVVLASLNPLTLPEIYHSVNAGLLYKFLSWDEFLSRFKVLNSFLVKRLDDTFMLFHPALREWLARRAEGEPAKFVCDVRAGHADLALRMSRLEWPLDPEASLELGHHILKAHVYKNMARSLPLSPRDLQALWLAQSSHNVSQALACTRNLYSPNTKVSRLLLLAGASPDYPSEHLHNSPIMGVCAYQGHTEMVALLIEFGADVTLTNSEGVTALGLAASRGHCDVVRLLVQAGASLTAKDRQNMTPMVQAAAAGHLNVVGYLLSCDWPGPDDLLKNQAHQALVAAASNGHNNVVEFLLDMAEVSVDGEDNVTGETALTVAAGAGHTALVAALLRAGASITKANSRGSSPLTSAVRNGHYEVAKLLLSQGVAVESPDAGGRTPLMVAASEGHLGLMELLISRGASITRTDREGLTPLGWACLRGHVHAVQYLADCNADLNHADKSGRTPLDLAAYQGDPIVVQFLLDRGSLIEHVDINGMRPLDRAISARNAAAVQCFLRRGAKLGPATWAMAAGKPNILVMLLNKLQEDGVALCRKGRLKEAAHRFSYALRKLPTGDQGEHTATFTHLRLHLTLNLSRCKRKMNEIEEAIQLADSALKMKSDSYEAYYARARAKREAKRLQEALEDVNEAVKLAPQTRDVRRVLIKIRDEMQNELDSCVSIDLAQLRQLAASVDTLSEADLPMTSSILSESGYSSNI, encoded by the exons aCGCCTACGCCAGACTACAGGACGGAGGCATCTGCCCAATCTGCAGGATGCCTTTTGATAAGGGCAAGAAGAGGAAATTGATCGACCAGTGTGGACACGAGCGGTGCTACTCGTGTCTCTTCAAGTCCGAGACATGTCCGATCTGCGCGCTGCAGG CACCACCAAAGAAGCTCCAGCATGCACAGTCTCGGTCTTCCATATCCCCGGCAGGAGGACCAGGAAGGTCGAAGCTCCTCACAAATG ATGACGAATGTGATGGAGACACAGAGGCACCCagcggaggaggtggtgatggtgcagAGGCCAAAGATGGCAGTGATTTGTACATGCGCCTCGGCCTCCTGTTGGGGGAGGGAGCAGCGCCTCCGAGCTCTGCTTCCAGAACTCCCCGAGCTGCCTCGTCGCACACCTCCTTCAGCTCACTCTCGGCGTCCTCTGAGGTTAATACAACAACCTCAAATAATACCAGCCCAGTATCAACTCTGAATG GTTCCTCAGAGGCAGAGCTAAGACTACCTGGAGCTCGAGACCCCTCAGTTGAGAGTATGAACTCCCTGTTGTCTCACGGAGCAGTTTCCTCCAATGCTTCAGCTTCTCCCACAACCACACCAAGGAGGCATTCAGTTACCA CTTCACAGCCCGGCCAGGTTGAAGAACTGAGCTTATTCGGAAGGCGAAGGTCTTCTGTACGCCGCTCAGCTAGAAGCGCACACGTGAAAGGCCCGATAGACCCCAAAG TGCGATTTGCCAGTTATCGTGGTGCGCAGCTGAGCTTGAGACCTCTGTTCTTTGAAGTGCCTCAACAGGACCCTGATCCTCTGTTTGTGGGCCGAGCGTGGCTTTATCGCGAAATCGAAGCCCACATAACAGCTGATGCCCCAACAAATAGAGGCGTGGTCATCACTGGTATTGTAGGAGCAGGCAAAACAGCAGCAATACTGCAGTTAGTCGAATACAGTTGTTTTGGCCGGAAGAGAGATGAGTCTATATACCAAG ACCCATACAGCAAAAGTGGTGGATACAGTCGCATGAGTTTGATACCTGAAGGCATAAAATCACTAGCATCAAGAATTGTTGCCTACCACTTCTGCCAAGCTGAAAACTCTGTCACGTGCCTTGTCCCAGATTTTGTACATTCTGTTGCTGCTCAGTTGTGTCAGGCACCACAGCTCCATGCATATCGTGACTTACTGTTAGCAGAGCCCCAGACACAGGCCTTGTTAGCGTTGCCTGCCTGTGTAAGTGACCCATCGGCAGCATTAGTGAAAGGTGTACTGGAACCTCTTCACAATCTCCGGCGACTGGGAAAAATTGGTGCAGATCCTCTAATAATTGTTGTTGATGGGCTTTGCGAGGCTGAGTATCATCGTCCAGATCATGCAGATACTCTTGCCTCATTTCTTGCTCGCCATGCAGTCAAACTGCCTTCATTCATCAAGCTGGTAGTTAGTGTACGGTCACAGTTGGCAGATTTAACACGCTTATTGCCTTTCCACCGCATATCACTGGACCCTGACCAGAGAGCCGACCCAGCCGCTGATATGCCCACGCGAGATCTGAGTGACTATGTTGGTTTCCGGTGTATGCATTCACCAACGATTAGATCGAACATCACCGTTACCCAAGGCAAAATAGAAGGGTCCTCTCAGCACCGCTTTACACAACATGTTGTAGCCCAAAGCAAAGGCTCAATGCTGTTTATCAAGTTGATACTAGATCTGATTGAACGAGGACACCTTGTCATGAAGTCTGGTTCATTCAAGGTCTTGCCGCAGTCCCTAAGTGAAATATTCATGCTTCTGTTCAACCTACGGTTTCCCAGTGTGAGAAGCTTCGAAAAAGTGGAACCTATTCTGAATGTTGTACTAGCATCACTTAACCCACTGACATTGCCAGAGATTTATCATTCAGTAAATGCTGGTCTCCTCTACAAATTCCTTTCCTGGGATGAATTCCTCAGTCGTTTTAAGGTACTAAATTCTTTCCTCGTGAAGCGACTCGATGACACCTTTATGCTGTTCCACCCAGCCCTTCGAGAATGGTTGGCAAGACGTGCGGAAGGAGAACCTGCTAAGTTTGTGTGTGATGTAAGAGCCGGTCACGCCGATTTAGCTCTCCGCATGTCTCGGCTGGAATGGCCACTGGATCCAGAAGCTTCACTAGAGCTTGGTCATCACATCCTGAAAGCCCATGTGTACAAGAACATGGCCCGATCTCTTCCACTGTCTCCACGTGATCTGCAGGCATTGTGGCTTGCACAGTCATCACACAATGTCTCTCAGGCGCTTGCTTGCACAAGAAACCTGTACAGCCCCAACACAAAG GTATCGAGGCTGTTACTCCTAGCAGGCGCTTCACCAGACTATCCCAGTGAGCATCTCCACAATTCCCCGATCATGGGAGTGTGTGCTTACCAAGGTCACACAGAGATGGTGGCACTTCTCATCGAGTTCGGTGCTGATGTAACACTAACGAACAGTGAGGGCGTAACTGCTTTAGGCCTGGCTGCATCCCGTGGACACTGTGATGTTGTCCGCCTGTTAGTTCAAGCTGGAGCTTCGTTGACTGCAAAAGATAGGCAGAATATGACCCCAATGGTCCAAGCAGCGGCTGCTGGACACCTCAATGTAGTTGGCTACTTGCTGTCATGTGATTGGCCAGGACCAGATGATCTGCTGAAGAACCAAGCTCATCAAGCGCTGGTCGCTGCTGCCTCAAATGGTCACAACAAT gtGGTGGAATTTCTGTTAGACATGGCAGAAGTGAGTGTTGATGGAGAAGATAATGTAACTGGAGAAACAGCCCTTACAGTAGCTGCTGGTGCAGGTCACACAGCACTAGTCGCCGCCCTTCTCAGAGCTGGGGCAAGTATTACAAAGGCGAACTCAAGAGGATCTTCACCACTGACTTCTGCAGTTCGGAATGGCCATTACGAAGTTGCAAAATTACTGCTGAGTCAGGGTGTTGCCGTAGAGAGTCCAGATGCTGGTGGCCGCACACCACTCATGGTCGCAGCATCTGAAGGACATCTAGGGCTCATGGAATTACTCATTTCTCGTGGTGCCTCAATAAccagaacagacagagaaggtTTGACTCCTCTCGGCTGGGCCTGTTTACGTGGACATGTCCATGCTGTCCAGTACCTTGCTGACTGTAATGCAGACTTAAACCATGCTGACAAATCAGGAAGAACGCCTCTAGACCTAGCTGCATATCAGGGAGACCCCATAGTGGTCCAGTTCCTGTTAGACAGAGGATCATTAATAGAGCATGTGGACATCAATGGAATGAGACCCCTGGACCGTGCTATCAGTGCCCGTAATGCCGCAGCCGTGCAATGCTTTTTGCGACGCGGTGCAAAACTGGGTCCTGCTACATGGGCTATGGCAGCAGGCAAACCAAACATCTT GGTTATGCTATTAAACAAATTACAAGAAGATGGAGTAGCACTTTGCCGCAAAGGTCGTTTGAAAGAAGCAGCCCATCGCTTTTCGTATGCCCTGCGTAAGCTACCCACAGGAGATCAAGGTGAACACACTGCAACCTTCACACATCTACGCTTACATCTTACCCTCAACTTGTCTCGCTGCAAGAGAAAAATGAAT GAAATAGAAGAGGCCATTCAGCTTGCAGATTCAGCTCTCAAGATGAAGAGTGATTCATACGAGGCTTACTATGCTCGAGCCAGAGCCAAGAGGGAGGCCAA GCGTCTGCAAGAAGCCCTGGAAGACGTGAATGAGGCAGTAAAGTTAGCTCCCCAGACTCGTGATGTTCGTCGTGTCTTGATTAAGATTCGAGACGAAATGCAGAATGAGTTGGATTCATGTGTTTCCATCGACCTTGCTCAACTCCGGCAGTTAGCGGCTTCGGTGGACACCCTCTCCGAAGCTGATCTCCCGATGACATCCAGCATCTTATCGGAGTCTGGATATTCCTCAAACATCTAA
- the rols gene encoding protein TANC2 isoform X2: MDRTTGELENNEEQKDAYARLQDGGICPICRMPFDKGKKRKLIDQCGHERCYSCLFKSETCPICALQAPPKKLQHAQSRSSISPAGGPGRSKLLTNGTFSSYFKGGDPGLPPERPSPSRSVSPRRNVLVSQSHTLSPLYASSSPVSVSYGTLAPPQGHIYSPVGAPGKETPYGTPPTHSRLTPSPAPPKSVGGTPASARRRGIISPRGPPLSPWSRRAIRPNTVNVDSSQHLTALLSSTDKKSTKNISLVRRIKSLWSIDDECDGDTEAPSGGGGDGAEAKDGSDLYMRLGLLLGEGAAPPSSASRTPRAASSHTSFSSLSASSEVNTTTSNNTSPVSTLNGSSEAELRLPGARDPSVESMNSLLSHGAVSSNASASPTTTPRRHSVTTSQPGQVEELSLFGRRRSSVRRSARSAHVKGPIDPKVRFASYRGAQLSLRPLFFEVPQQDPDPLFVGRAWLYREIEAHITADAPTNRGVVITGIVGAGKTAAILQLVEYSCFGRKRDESIYQDPYSKSGGYSRMSLIPEGIKSLASRIVAYHFCQAENSVTCLVPDFVHSVAAQLCQAPQLHAYRDLLLAEPQTQALLALPACVSDPSAALVKGVLEPLHNLRRLGKIGADPLIIVVDGLCEAEYHRPDHADTLASFLARHAVKLPSFIKLVVSVRSQLADLTRLLPFHRISLDPDQRADPAADMPTRDLSDYVGFRCMHSPTIRSNITVTQGKIEGSSQHRFTQHVVAQSKGSMLFIKLILDLIERGHLVMKSGSFKVLPQSLSEIFMLLFNLRFPSVRSFEKVEPILNVVLASLNPLTLPEIYHSVNAGLLYKFLSWDEFLSRFKVLNSFLVKRLDDTFMLFHPALREWLARRAEGEPAKFVCDVRAGHADLALRMSRLEWPLDPEASLELGHHILKAHVYKNMARSLPLSPRDLQALWLAQSSHNVSQALACTRNLYSPNTKVSRLLLLAGASPDYPSEHLHNSPIMGVCAYQGHTEMVALLIEFGADVTLTNSEGVTALGLAASRGHCDVVRLLVQAGASLTAKDRQNMTPMVQAAAAGHLNVVGYLLSCDWPGPDDLLKNQAHQALVAAASNGHNNVVEFLLDMAEVSVDGEDNVTGETALTVAAGAGHTALVAALLRAGASITKANSRGSSPLTSAVRNGHYEVAKLLLSQGVAVESPDAGGRTPLMVAASEGHLGLMELLISRGASITRTDREGLTPLGWACLRGHVHAVQYLADCNADLNHADKSGRTPLDLAAYQGDPIVVQFLLDRGSLIEHVDINGMRPLDRAISARNAAAVQCFLRRGAKLGPATWAMAAGKPNILVMLLNKLQEDGVALCRKGRLKEAAHRFSYALRKLPTGDQGEHTATFTHLRLHLTLNLSRCKRKMNEIEEAIQLADSALKMKSDSYEAYYARARAKREAKRLQEALEDVNEAVKLAPQTRDVRRVLIKIRDEMQNELDSCVSIDLAQLRQLAASVDTLSEADLPMTSSILSESGYSSNI; this comes from the exons aCGCCTACGCCAGACTACAGGACGGAGGCATCTGCCCAATCTGCAGGATGCCTTTTGATAAGGGCAAGAAGAGGAAATTGATCGACCAGTGTGGACACGAGCGGTGCTACTCGTGTCTCTTCAAGTCCGAGACATGTCCGATCTGCGCGCTGCAGG CACCACCAAAGAAGCTCCAGCATGCACAGTCTCGGTCTTCCATATCCCCGGCAGGAGGACCAGGAAGGTCGAAGCTCCTCACAAATG GAACCTTCTCATCATACTTCAAAGGCGGTGACCCAGGACTACCGCCAGAAAGACCTTCTCCTTCACGATCTGTGTCTCCGAGACGCAACGTCCTTGTTTCCCAGTCCCATACCCTCAGTCCTCTCTATGCTTCCTCTAGTCCCGTGAGCGTAAGTTACGGGACACTCGCTCCTCCGCAAGGTCATATTTATTCTCCTGTCGGCGCTCCTGGGAAAGAGACGCCCTATGGCACGCCACCCACTCACTCCCGCTTGACTCCTTCACCCGCCCCTCCAAAGA GTGTGGGAGGAACACCTGCGAGTGCACGGCGCCGGGGGATTATTAGTCCCCGAGGGCCACCCTTATCACCTTGGTCCAGACGTGCCATCCGACCTAACACCGTCAACGTGGACTCCTCACAACATCTAACAG CTCTACTGTCCTCCACCGACAAGAAGAGCACCAAAAATATCAGTCTTGTTCGCAGGATAAAGTCCTTATGGAGCATAG ATGACGAATGTGATGGAGACACAGAGGCACCCagcggaggaggtggtgatggtgcagAGGCCAAAGATGGCAGTGATTTGTACATGCGCCTCGGCCTCCTGTTGGGGGAGGGAGCAGCGCCTCCGAGCTCTGCTTCCAGAACTCCCCGAGCTGCCTCGTCGCACACCTCCTTCAGCTCACTCTCGGCGTCCTCTGAGGTTAATACAACAACCTCAAATAATACCAGCCCAGTATCAACTCTGAATG GTTCCTCAGAGGCAGAGCTAAGACTACCTGGAGCTCGAGACCCCTCAGTTGAGAGTATGAACTCCCTGTTGTCTCACGGAGCAGTTTCCTCCAATGCTTCAGCTTCTCCCACAACCACACCAAGGAGGCATTCAGTTACCA CTTCACAGCCCGGCCAGGTTGAAGAACTGAGCTTATTCGGAAGGCGAAGGTCTTCTGTACGCCGCTCAGCTAGAAGCGCACACGTGAAAGGCCCGATAGACCCCAAAG TGCGATTTGCCAGTTATCGTGGTGCGCAGCTGAGCTTGAGACCTCTGTTCTTTGAAGTGCCTCAACAGGACCCTGATCCTCTGTTTGTGGGCCGAGCGTGGCTTTATCGCGAAATCGAAGCCCACATAACAGCTGATGCCCCAACAAATAGAGGCGTGGTCATCACTGGTATTGTAGGAGCAGGCAAAACAGCAGCAATACTGCAGTTAGTCGAATACAGTTGTTTTGGCCGGAAGAGAGATGAGTCTATATACCAAG ACCCATACAGCAAAAGTGGTGGATACAGTCGCATGAGTTTGATACCTGAAGGCATAAAATCACTAGCATCAAGAATTGTTGCCTACCACTTCTGCCAAGCTGAAAACTCTGTCACGTGCCTTGTCCCAGATTTTGTACATTCTGTTGCTGCTCAGTTGTGTCAGGCACCACAGCTCCATGCATATCGTGACTTACTGTTAGCAGAGCCCCAGACACAGGCCTTGTTAGCGTTGCCTGCCTGTGTAAGTGACCCATCGGCAGCATTAGTGAAAGGTGTACTGGAACCTCTTCACAATCTCCGGCGACTGGGAAAAATTGGTGCAGATCCTCTAATAATTGTTGTTGATGGGCTTTGCGAGGCTGAGTATCATCGTCCAGATCATGCAGATACTCTTGCCTCATTTCTTGCTCGCCATGCAGTCAAACTGCCTTCATTCATCAAGCTGGTAGTTAGTGTACGGTCACAGTTGGCAGATTTAACACGCTTATTGCCTTTCCACCGCATATCACTGGACCCTGACCAGAGAGCCGACCCAGCCGCTGATATGCCCACGCGAGATCTGAGTGACTATGTTGGTTTCCGGTGTATGCATTCACCAACGATTAGATCGAACATCACCGTTACCCAAGGCAAAATAGAAGGGTCCTCTCAGCACCGCTTTACACAACATGTTGTAGCCCAAAGCAAAGGCTCAATGCTGTTTATCAAGTTGATACTAGATCTGATTGAACGAGGACACCTTGTCATGAAGTCTGGTTCATTCAAGGTCTTGCCGCAGTCCCTAAGTGAAATATTCATGCTTCTGTTCAACCTACGGTTTCCCAGTGTGAGAAGCTTCGAAAAAGTGGAACCTATTCTGAATGTTGTACTAGCATCACTTAACCCACTGACATTGCCAGAGATTTATCATTCAGTAAATGCTGGTCTCCTCTACAAATTCCTTTCCTGGGATGAATTCCTCAGTCGTTTTAAGGTACTAAATTCTTTCCTCGTGAAGCGACTCGATGACACCTTTATGCTGTTCCACCCAGCCCTTCGAGAATGGTTGGCAAGACGTGCGGAAGGAGAACCTGCTAAGTTTGTGTGTGATGTAAGAGCCGGTCACGCCGATTTAGCTCTCCGCATGTCTCGGCTGGAATGGCCACTGGATCCAGAAGCTTCACTAGAGCTTGGTCATCACATCCTGAAAGCCCATGTGTACAAGAACATGGCCCGATCTCTTCCACTGTCTCCACGTGATCTGCAGGCATTGTGGCTTGCACAGTCATCACACAATGTCTCTCAGGCGCTTGCTTGCACAAGAAACCTGTACAGCCCCAACACAAAG GTATCGAGGCTGTTACTCCTAGCAGGCGCTTCACCAGACTATCCCAGTGAGCATCTCCACAATTCCCCGATCATGGGAGTGTGTGCTTACCAAGGTCACACAGAGATGGTGGCACTTCTCATCGAGTTCGGTGCTGATGTAACACTAACGAACAGTGAGGGCGTAACTGCTTTAGGCCTGGCTGCATCCCGTGGACACTGTGATGTTGTCCGCCTGTTAGTTCAAGCTGGAGCTTCGTTGACTGCAAAAGATAGGCAGAATATGACCCCAATGGTCCAAGCAGCGGCTGCTGGACACCTCAATGTAGTTGGCTACTTGCTGTCATGTGATTGGCCAGGACCAGATGATCTGCTGAAGAACCAAGCTCATCAAGCGCTGGTCGCTGCTGCCTCAAATGGTCACAACAAT gtGGTGGAATTTCTGTTAGACATGGCAGAAGTGAGTGTTGATGGAGAAGATAATGTAACTGGAGAAACAGCCCTTACAGTAGCTGCTGGTGCAGGTCACACAGCACTAGTCGCCGCCCTTCTCAGAGCTGGGGCAAGTATTACAAAGGCGAACTCAAGAGGATCTTCACCACTGACTTCTGCAGTTCGGAATGGCCATTACGAAGTTGCAAAATTACTGCTGAGTCAGGGTGTTGCCGTAGAGAGTCCAGATGCTGGTGGCCGCACACCACTCATGGTCGCAGCATCTGAAGGACATCTAGGGCTCATGGAATTACTCATTTCTCGTGGTGCCTCAATAAccagaacagacagagaaggtTTGACTCCTCTCGGCTGGGCCTGTTTACGTGGACATGTCCATGCTGTCCAGTACCTTGCTGACTGTAATGCAGACTTAAACCATGCTGACAAATCAGGAAGAACGCCTCTAGACCTAGCTGCATATCAGGGAGACCCCATAGTGGTCCAGTTCCTGTTAGACAGAGGATCATTAATAGAGCATGTGGACATCAATGGAATGAGACCCCTGGACCGTGCTATCAGTGCCCGTAATGCCGCAGCCGTGCAATGCTTTTTGCGACGCGGTGCAAAACTGGGTCCTGCTACATGGGCTATGGCAGCAGGCAAACCAAACATCTT GGTTATGCTATTAAACAAATTACAAGAAGATGGAGTAGCACTTTGCCGCAAAGGTCGTTTGAAAGAAGCAGCCCATCGCTTTTCGTATGCCCTGCGTAAGCTACCCACAGGAGATCAAGGTGAACACACTGCAACCTTCACACATCTACGCTTACATCTTACCCTCAACTTGTCTCGCTGCAAGAGAAAAATGAAT GAAATAGAAGAGGCCATTCAGCTTGCAGATTCAGCTCTCAAGATGAAGAGTGATTCATACGAGGCTTACTATGCTCGAGCCAGAGCCAAGAGGGAGGCCAA GCGTCTGCAAGAAGCCCTGGAAGACGTGAATGAGGCAGTAAAGTTAGCTCCCCAGACTCGTGATGTTCGTCGTGTCTTGATTAAGATTCGAGACGAAATGCAGAATGAGTTGGATTCATGTGTTTCCATCGACCTTGCTCAACTCCGGCAGTTAGCGGCTTCGGTGGACACCCTCTCCGAAGCTGATCTCCCGATGACATCCAGCATCTTATCGGAGTCTGGATATTCCTCAAACATCTAA